One Paenibacillus sp. FSL W8-0186 genomic window carries:
- a CDS encoding helicase-related protein, giving the protein MLWAVTGAGKTEMIFPLIQYALDRGGTVLVATPRRDVVLELAPRIAKAFPDEPAAVLYGGSVQRWERARLYLATTHQLLRFHEAFDLVIIDELDAFPYHNDPMLAFAAEASCKPDGRFIYLSATPPLSLQREIRQGRLAHAKVPARFHGYPLPVPRRVAMSSVAEAVRRQRLPGSLLQPLNESIRRGAQIFMFVSRIRHIDPFVAMLRRRFSALSIEGTSSQDEQRSDKVLDFRSGEVRILVTTTILERGVTVPKSDVYILDADSELFDEASLVQMAGRAGRSKDDPAGIVVFASPEWTNSQRGAVKQIKAMNKIALKKGFLRQADSKAGQPR; this is encoded by the coding sequence TTGCTCTGGGCCGTAACTGGAGCGGGAAAGACGGAAATGATTTTTCCCCTGATTCAATATGCGCTTGATCGCGGTGGGACGGTGCTGGTAGCTACGCCGAGACGGGACGTTGTTCTAGAGCTGGCTCCCCGGATCGCAAAAGCCTTTCCCGATGAACCGGCGGCAGTTCTCTACGGAGGCAGCGTCCAGCGCTGGGAGCGGGCGCGGCTCTATCTGGCCACGACCCATCAGCTGCTAAGGTTCCATGAGGCGTTCGATCTTGTCATTATCGACGAGCTGGATGCCTTTCCCTATCATAACGATCCCATGCTTGCTTTTGCGGCAGAGGCTTCCTGCAAACCCGACGGGCGCTTCATCTATTTATCGGCCACGCCCCCTTTATCTTTACAGCGCGAGATCCGCCAAGGAAGGCTGGCGCACGCAAAGGTTCCGGCAAGATTCCACGGTTATCCGCTGCCTGTGCCGCGGCGCGTCGCCATGAGCAGTGTAGCGGAGGCTGTACGGCGTCAGCGGCTGCCGGGCTCGCTGCTGCAGCCCCTAAACGAGTCGATTCGGCGAGGGGCGCAAATTTTTATGTTCGTATCGCGCATCCGGCATATTGATCCCTTTGTTGCTATGCTGCGGCGCAGGTTTTCTGCTCTTTCAATAGAGGGAACTTCTTCCCAGGACGAGCAGCGCTCCGATAAAGTGCTCGACTTCCGCTCGGGCGAAGTTCGCATCCTCGTAACGACGACCATTCTGGAGCGAGGCGTGACCGTGCCGAAAAGCGATGTATATATTTTGGATGCCGACAGCGAGCTATTTGACGAAGCCTCCCTCGTGCAAATGGCCGGTCGAGCCGGCCGTTCCAAAGATGACCCTGCGGGTATTGTCGTCTTCGCTTCCCCCGAGTGGACAAACTCTCAGCGTGGAGCCGTGAAGCAAATCAAAGCAATGAACAAAATCGCGCTTAAAAAGGGTTTTCTGCGGCAAGCTGATTCGAAGGCAGGCCAACCAAGGTAG
- a CDS encoding flagellin: protein MRINHNISSYNTQRQLTFNNTQQGKSLEKLSSGYRINRAADDAAGLAISEKMRNQIRGLEQASKNALDGISLIQTAEGALNETHAMLQRMAELYVQGANEVLTTQDAAKIDSEVKQLSAQIGSIAEQTQFNTKKLLNGDTTGVLFQVGANSGETISLSLETATATQLSVEFSTTGLQELKGATTAMGSMNSIAKANLSLVQAAINTVSGMRSDLGAVQNRLEHTINNLGTTSENLQAAESRIRDVDMAKEMSEFTKNNILQQAATAMLAQANQQPQGVLQLLR from the coding sequence ATGCGTATTAACCACAATATCAGCTCTTACAACACTCAACGTCAATTGACGTTCAACAACACTCAACAAGGTAAATCCCTTGAGAAACTGTCTTCCGGCTACCGTATCAACCGCGCTGCTGACGATGCTGCTGGTCTGGCGATTTCCGAGAAAATGCGTAACCAAATCCGTGGCTTGGAGCAAGCTTCCAAGAACGCTTTGGACGGCATTTCCTTGATTCAAACTGCTGAGGGTGCTTTGAACGAAACTCACGCTATGCTGCAACGTATGGCTGAGCTGTATGTACAAGGTGCGAACGAAGTGTTGACAACTCAAGATGCTGCTAAGATTGACTCTGAAGTTAAACAGCTTTCAGCACAAATCGGTTCCATTGCAGAACAAACTCAATTCAATACTAAAAAATTGCTTAACGGTGATACAACTGGCGTATTGTTCCAAGTGGGTGCTAACTCAGGAGAAACAATTAGCTTGTCGCTTGAAACTGCTACAGCTACTCAATTGAGTGTTGAATTTAGTACTACTGGTCTTCAAGAGTTGAAAGGTGCTACTACTGCTATGGGTAGCATGAACAGTATTGCAAAAGCTAACTTGAGCCTTGTTCAAGCGGCAATTAATACTGTATCTGGAATGCGTTCTGATCTCGGTGCTGTTCAAAACCGTCTGGAACATACGATCAACAACCTTGGAACTACTTCCGAGAACTTGCAAGCAGCTGAATCTCGTATTCGTGACGTTGACATGGCGAAAGAAATGTCTGAGTTTACGAAGAACAACATTCTTCAACAAGCTGCAACTGCTATGTTGGCTCAAGCGAACCAACAGCCGCAAGGCGTACTGCAATTGCTTCGTTAA
- a CDS encoding flagellar protein FlaG, whose amino-acid sequence MRIDPSSNSSHSSLLPWFNNLANEASLEVNTDKPKNNPEKTIPELVDMTNKKLEELGTHIQVKVHDKTNTIMVLVMQDETNEVIREIPSEKMLDMLYNITRRVGLFVDEKL is encoded by the coding sequence ATGAGGATAGATCCTTCTTCAAACTCTTCGCATTCGTCCTTGCTGCCATGGTTCAATAATCTTGCTAACGAAGCTTCGTTGGAAGTGAATACAGATAAGCCTAAAAACAATCCAGAGAAGACGATTCCTGAACTTGTTGACATGACGAATAAGAAACTTGAAGAGCTCGGGACTCATATCCAAGTGAAGGTTCATGATAAGACAAATACAATCATGGTTCTTGTAATGCAGGACGAGACCAATGAAGTAATTCGTGAAATTCCAAGTGAGAAAATGCTCGATATGCTGTATAACATCACAAGAAGAGTTGGTCTCTTCGTGGATGAAAAATTGTAA
- a CDS encoding DUF6470 family protein, which yields MQVPRIQIQQGFSRLALETTKGQWSIEQPRPSLNLHQEPGKLEMERSKATLEIDARKAWSALGKAKFDEFTDRVSQSSLESSMQNIAEIAQAGDRMMAFHMKGNAFAEVARQNALKDRPIEFMGPANYDNVDVTFTPGSLSMNYLPGRVSADPVIRKPVVDYYPGKVNPYLIQKNFIFMTATNRHLDEVV from the coding sequence TTGCAAGTTCCCCGTATTCAAATTCAACAGGGTTTCAGTAGGCTGGCCTTAGAAACAACGAAAGGTCAATGGAGTATTGAACAGCCAAGGCCATCGTTAAATTTGCATCAAGAGCCAGGGAAATTAGAGATGGAGCGATCCAAGGCTACACTCGAAATTGATGCAAGGAAGGCCTGGTCCGCTTTAGGCAAAGCGAAGTTTGACGAATTTACTGACCGTGTATCTCAAAGTTCGCTAGAGTCCTCCATGCAAAACATCGCGGAAATTGCCCAAGCTGGCGACCGGATGATGGCCTTTCATATGAAAGGAAATGCATTTGCTGAAGTTGCTCGTCAGAATGCATTGAAGGACAGGCCAATTGAATTTATGGGCCCGGCAAATTATGATAATGTGGATGTTACTTTTACTCCTGGATCTTTAAGCATGAACTACTTGCCTGGAAGGGTAAGTGCAGATCCGGTTATTCGTAAGCCTGTAGTGGATTATTATCCGGGCAAGGTTAATCCTTATTTGATACAGAAAAATTTTATATTTATGACGGCAACGAACCGGCATTTGGATGAGGTTGTCTGA
- a CDS encoding ComF family protein — protein MLKPIHRLLSQAGSLCLACGSKITAQIPGYPELCLSCYSSIPWIMQPRCPVCGRHVGCPDCSRTGGTTRCFVINRSSVAYNASMRQWLAQYKYRGHEAYGAVLVRMMGRAVEQMKNELGLQKNFFDAVTFVPLSGARRVERGFNQAEQLARGAALAGGPIGSSTPLLNLLTRTRHTDKQSFKSRHERLKNMQGVFQALPDASERLATVAARSQGTFSDHGGAIRLLLVDDVYTTGSTINACAAVLQNICSELGESGEIYSLTWARS, from the coding sequence ATGTTGAAACCAATCCATCGATTGCTGAGTCAGGCAGGCAGCCTCTGTTTGGCTTGCGGCAGCAAGATAACCGCACAGATTCCCGGTTATCCCGAATTGTGCCTGTCCTGCTATTCGAGCATCCCTTGGATTATGCAGCCCCGCTGCCCGGTTTGCGGGCGTCATGTCGGGTGTCCGGATTGCAGCCGGACGGGAGGAACGACGCGTTGTTTTGTCATCAACCGCAGCAGTGTAGCCTATAACGCTTCGATGCGTCAATGGCTGGCTCAGTATAAATACCGCGGACATGAGGCCTATGGTGCGGTTCTCGTACGCATGATGGGACGGGCTGTAGAGCAAATGAAAAATGAGTTGGGACTTCAAAAAAACTTTTTTGATGCAGTTACGTTTGTGCCTTTGAGCGGAGCAAGGCGGGTGGAACGCGGATTCAATCAGGCAGAGCAGTTGGCTAGGGGAGCTGCTTTAGCTGGAGGCCCTATCGGAAGCAGTACGCCTTTGTTAAACTTGTTGACGCGTACCCGGCATACCGATAAGCAAAGCTTTAAGAGCAGACATGAAAGGCTTAAAAATATGCAAGGTGTTTTTCAAGCTTTACCCGATGCCTCTGAACGGCTGGCAACTGTGGCGGCACGCTCTCAGGGAACTTTTTCCGACCATGGCGGAGCCATTCGTTTGCTGCTCGTGGATGATGTCTATACGACAGGGAGCACGATCAATGCCTGCGCTGCCGTGTTGCAAAACATTTGCTCAGAGCTGGGGGAAAGCGGCGAAATTTACAGTTTGACCTGGGCAAGATCTTAA
- the fliD gene encoding flagellar filament capping protein FliD — protein MAINSPIRITGFSGTLDTDSLITKLMQAERVPLDKVLKSKQFTIWQREDYQAMNTALLSFRNSINNLRFESNFEKTTATSSNTSVIEIASSGTSAGISSVRVDKLATSATIVSNPIASATQTISQSGAISINGKATVAFTAGVSTVESIVKDINSKASQTGVKANFDKASGVLYLSSSQTGDNSEISIASLDPSNPSDNSLDNFMSFLNLSQSSASGSDAEYYVNGSTNVIKSASNSVSINGVQVTLRSPGEASIGVVTDRSGIVDKIKDFVTQYNSLIDLYSTAADTRRNREYEPLTTEQKEAMSESQITQWEKRARQGTLYNDSILRDTLSSMRSALNTPLNVPKDQIQLLSSIGITVISDYRENGKLQIDEAKLQEAINTRFDEVKELFVRTSDETPPAGKSNIGIADRLYNIANVQMEKFKKKMGTGSLEAMDDSVIGKQLKALSEQESNWKRKLEDIETRYYKRFAAMEAALQKMNNQSSWLFSQLGQ, from the coding sequence ATGGCAATCAACAGTCCAATCCGGATTACTGGTTTTAGTGGGACGCTAGATACCGATAGTCTTATTACAAAGCTAATGCAAGCCGAAAGAGTTCCACTTGATAAAGTTTTAAAAAGCAAGCAGTTCACGATTTGGCAGAGAGAAGATTATCAGGCGATGAATACCGCGCTCTTGTCTTTTCGGAATTCTATTAACAATTTGCGTTTTGAAAGTAACTTTGAAAAAACTACAGCTACCTCTTCGAATACTTCTGTAATTGAAATAGCATCGAGCGGGACTTCTGCAGGAATTAGCTCGGTTAGAGTAGATAAGCTTGCTACCTCCGCAACTATTGTAAGTAATCCAATTGCATCTGCTACCCAAACAATAAGTCAGAGCGGAGCGATTTCTATCAATGGAAAGGCTACGGTGGCATTCACTGCAGGCGTTTCGACGGTAGAATCGATTGTAAAGGATATTAACAGTAAAGCTTCTCAAACTGGTGTCAAAGCTAATTTTGATAAAGCTAGCGGTGTTCTCTATTTGAGTTCCTCACAGACGGGAGATAATTCGGAAATTAGTATAGCAAGCTTGGATCCTAGTAACCCGAGTGACAATAGCCTCGATAATTTTATGAGCTTTCTTAATCTTTCTCAATCAAGTGCTAGTGGCTCGGATGCCGAATATTATGTGAATGGATCAACAAATGTAATTAAATCTGCTTCTAATAGTGTATCCATCAATGGTGTTCAAGTTACCTTGCGTAGTCCGGGAGAGGCTTCAATAGGTGTTGTAACCGATCGGAGCGGGATTGTCGATAAAATCAAAGATTTTGTTACTCAATACAATTCTTTGATTGATCTTTATTCAACCGCTGCAGATACCAGACGCAACCGTGAATATGAACCACTCACCACGGAGCAGAAAGAGGCCATGAGTGAGAGTCAGATTACTCAATGGGAAAAGCGGGCTAGACAAGGCACACTGTATAACGATAGCATTCTTAGAGATACATTGTCATCCATGAGAAGTGCCCTAAATACTCCCTTGAATGTACCTAAAGATCAAATCCAGTTGTTGTCTAGCATCGGTATTACTGTCATATCTGACTATAGAGAAAACGGGAAGCTGCAGATTGATGAAGCTAAGCTTCAGGAGGCAATTAATACACGGTTTGACGAAGTGAAGGAACTGTTCGTCAGAACATCGGATGAAACACCTCCTGCAGGAAAAAGTAACATAGGTATCGCAGACCGGCTGTATAATATAGCTAATGTGCAGATGGAAAAATTTAAGAAAAAAATGGGTACCGGATCGCTAGAGGCTATGGATGATAGTGTTATTGGTAAACAACTAAAGGCCCTATCTGAGCAAGAGTCCAATTGGAAGAGAAAACTAGAAGATATTGAAACCCGTTATTACAAAAGGTTTGCTGCAATGGAAGCTGCGCTGCAAAAGATGAATAATCAAAGTTCATGGTTGTTTTCACAATTAGGTCAGTGA
- the csrA gene encoding carbon storage regulator CsrA encodes MLILSRNKGQKIIIDHNIVISVVEVSGEQVRIGIEAPADVSIYREEIYDAIQEQNKEAVLQSDNVQELLRNVSAHKKN; translated from the coding sequence ATGCTGATACTGTCGAGAAATAAGGGGCAGAAAATCATCATAGATCACAATATTGTCATCTCTGTGGTTGAAGTTAGTGGAGAGCAGGTGAGGATCGGGATCGAAGCGCCGGCTGATGTGAGTATTTATAGGGAAGAAATTTACGATGCTATCCAAGAGCAAAATAAAGAAGCTGTCCTGCAATCGGACAATGTTCAGGAACTTCTTCGTAATGTGAGTGCCCATAAGAAAAATTAA
- the flgM gene encoding flagellar biosynthesis anti-sigma factor FlgM: MKINETGRINGVNPYQRNVENRDTSVDKKKQRDQLSISSEARIMLEEHNQVQDPKRMERIAELKKAVSTGTYHVEASKLAEKMAPYFKSFVDPGDSK; this comes from the coding sequence TTGAAAATCAATGAGACAGGTCGAATTAACGGGGTCAATCCGTATCAACGCAACGTTGAGAATCGGGATACTTCAGTAGATAAGAAGAAGCAAAGGGACCAGCTATCGATTTCTTCGGAGGCCAGAATCATGCTTGAAGAGCACAATCAAGTTCAAGACCCTAAGCGGATGGAGCGAATTGCTGAGTTAAAGAAGGCAGTATCCACGGGGACGTATCATGTTGAAGCCAGCAAGCTAGCGGAGAAGATGGCGCCGTACTTCAAATCATTTGTTGATCCGGGGGATTCCAAGTGA
- a CDS encoding flagellar protein FlgN, translated as MSVQNVIDVLHQTDEMYRKIIELGKEKQQAIMDNDIALLTKLMNQEARLLKQTEELDELREQAALQFLQEKGIRSQLKLTITEMTRLVFDVTEKQQLLAAQAQLSDTLRELKRLNGINKELVEQSLTFIDYSLNLFVSEPEDDMMYRDPSKQHAAQKPRSFFDTRA; from the coding sequence GTGAGCGTACAGAACGTAATCGATGTTTTGCATCAGACGGATGAAATGTATCGGAAGATCATTGAACTTGGCAAGGAAAAGCAGCAGGCCATTATGGATAACGATATTGCTCTTTTGACAAAGCTGATGAACCAAGAGGCTCGTCTGCTCAAACAAACCGAGGAGCTTGACGAGCTTCGCGAACAAGCCGCCCTGCAGTTTTTGCAGGAAAAGGGGATTCGTTCTCAGCTTAAACTAACGATTACCGAAATGACACGTCTCGTATTCGACGTAACGGAGAAGCAGCAGCTGTTGGCCGCTCAGGCCCAGCTGTCGGATACGCTAAGAGAGCTGAAGCGCTTGAACGGAATAAACAAGGAACTGGTCGAACAGTCCTTAACATTTATAGATTACAGCCTCAACTTGTTTGTAAGCGAGCCGGAGGATGACATGATGTACCGCGATCCTTCGAAGCAGCATGCTGCGCAGAAGCCACGCAGTTTTTTTGACACGAGAGCTTAA
- the fliS gene encoding flagellar export chaperone FliS gives MHYAQQQQYLKVQVETASPGELTLLLYQEMVKSLLLAKKLYSQNQFEDMNAPLHKVRLILSELIVTLNMDYDIAKDLRRLYEFYSQYIAEFIIKKDEAMLNDTIEFARDLAATWKQALLSLKTGGTQVHA, from the coding sequence ATGCATTACGCACAACAACAGCAATATTTGAAAGTTCAAGTGGAGACCGCGAGCCCTGGAGAATTAACCTTACTCTTATACCAAGAGATGGTCAAATCATTGCTTCTAGCCAAAAAGTTATATTCTCAAAATCAGTTTGAAGACATGAATGCACCCTTGCATAAAGTTCGCTTAATACTAAGCGAGCTGATCGTGACTTTAAACATGGATTATGATATTGCCAAAGACTTGCGAAGGTTATATGAATTCTACAGTCAGTACATTGCTGAGTTTATTATTAAAAAAGACGAGGCTATGTTAAATGATACAATAGAATTTGCACGAGACCTGGCAGCAACATGGAAGCAGGCTTTGTTATCTTTAAAGACAGGTGGTACACAAGTACATGCATGA
- the flgK gene encoding flagellar hook-associated protein FlgK produces MRSTFHTLEVGKRGVVAQQTALATTGHNITNANAPGYSRQVAKMAAARPIEFPGMTRSTNPNQLGMGVEVTSIKRIRDFLLDIEYRNQNSDLSTWIVKQETLSNVEGIFNEPSENSIATSISEFWNAWQLLSKNPSSTDLSARTVVQQKAIALTETFNHIASQLNTLQNNLTQRIDVKVAEVNNTVQQISDLTIMINRVEGLGDNANDLRDQRDLLIDQLSTLGNLQVIETDDNYQVIFGDVMVVDGIQPPTEFALANVNALTRGEIAGYVESRDVHVQNYITQMNVMANTLATGKIEVTLPAGSILPPGVTIPGAVMDPTNPRKLAQDTKHTVDGLNGLHKLGYTLQEPATAGKDFFVATGGGTITAANIRVNPEIVDNLANIAAAMRTEQVTQNGVTTEKVLQGNGDLALMIASLAEGKFDYRGQNGAITNEGTFAGYLQSVIAQLGTDSDDAYRMVQNGTLLSDHADRLRQAVSSVSLDEEMADMIRFQHAYSASARVMTTIDEMLDKLINGTGVVGR; encoded by the coding sequence ATGAGATCTACTTTTCATACACTTGAAGTTGGCAAGCGAGGAGTCGTTGCCCAGCAAACAGCGCTGGCCACAACGGGACATAATATTACGAATGCTAACGCGCCGGGTTATTCTCGTCAAGTAGCCAAGATGGCAGCGGCAAGACCGATTGAATTTCCAGGGATGACCCGTTCGACGAACCCGAATCAGCTCGGGATGGGTGTCGAAGTTACTAGCATTAAACGGATTCGCGATTTCCTGCTGGATATCGAATACCGGAATCAAAACTCTGATCTGTCGACCTGGATTGTGAAGCAAGAGACGCTATCCAACGTTGAGGGTATTTTTAACGAACCTTCAGAGAACAGCATTGCCACTAGTATTTCGGAGTTTTGGAATGCTTGGCAGTTGCTTAGCAAAAATCCGAGCAGCACCGACTTGTCTGCTAGAACGGTAGTTCAGCAGAAAGCAATCGCTCTTACAGAAACGTTTAATCATATTGCCTCTCAGCTCAACACGCTGCAAAACAATCTGACTCAGCGGATTGATGTCAAGGTGGCTGAAGTGAACAATACGGTGCAGCAAATCTCGGATTTGACGATCATGATCAACCGGGTGGAAGGGCTTGGAGATAACGCTAACGACTTGCGAGACCAACGAGATTTGCTTATCGATCAGTTGTCCACGCTAGGGAACCTGCAAGTGATAGAGACGGATGACAACTATCAGGTCATTTTTGGCGATGTTATGGTCGTGGACGGCATCCAGCCGCCTACGGAGTTTGCTTTAGCTAACGTCAACGCTCTTACAAGAGGGGAAATCGCCGGTTATGTAGAATCCCGTGATGTCCATGTCCAGAACTATATTACTCAGATGAACGTGATGGCGAATACGCTAGCCACGGGGAAAATTGAAGTGACCTTGCCTGCGGGATCGATATTGCCTCCGGGAGTTACCATTCCTGGTGCGGTGATGGATCCAACGAATCCAAGAAAACTTGCTCAGGACACGAAGCATACTGTGGATGGCTTGAATGGTTTGCACAAACTGGGTTATACCCTTCAAGAGCCGGCGACGGCGGGCAAGGACTTTTTTGTTGCCACTGGAGGGGGGACCATTACAGCAGCGAACATTCGTGTTAACCCAGAAATCGTCGACAATCTGGCTAATATTGCGGCTGCTATGCGAACAGAGCAGGTCACCCAGAATGGGGTTACTACAGAGAAAGTTCTGCAGGGGAATGGCGACCTGGCATTAATGATCGCTTCACTAGCAGAGGGCAAGTTTGATTATCGCGGCCAGAATGGCGCAATTACGAATGAAGGAACCTTCGCTGGTTATTTGCAATCGGTTATTGCCCAGTTAGGGACAGACTCAGATGATGCCTACCGGATGGTACAGAATGGCACTTTGTTATCCGATCATGCGGATCGGTTGCGTCAAGCGGTAAGCAGCGTCTCGCTGGATGAAGAAATGGCGGATATGATCAGGTTCCAGCATGCCTATAGCGCTTCTGCCCGCGTCATGACGACGATTGATGAAATGCTCGATAAATTGATTAACGGCACCGGGGTTGTCGGTAGATAG
- the flgL gene encoding flagellar hook-associated protein FlgL, with protein MRITQSMMSRSMMSNLQNNFKRLDKHQEQLMTNRRLNRPSDDPAGVASALQYRGEISSTTQFEENVEDANSWMQFTDSVLMETTSIIQRLAELAVQAGTDTVPADARNNIKQEVDQLYQQLVSLGNSQFKGKYIFNGERVNEAPYPSDPANTAYSLDEGVVQYQIGAGIYVPVNMLGDKVFGAFGDNNGLFKVLDDFKNALNDTSPSGTTAIQNAIPALQENLERVITAQAEIGGKQNRLEFSMSRLNDLNLNYISLQSLTEDADMPAVITELKTAESIYQASLDTMARIIRPSLLDFLR; from the coding sequence ATGCGTATCACTCAGTCTATGATGAGTAGATCGATGATGAGCAATCTGCAAAATAACTTCAAACGACTGGACAAGCACCAGGAACAGCTGATGACAAACCGGCGGCTTAATCGCCCGTCCGACGACCCGGCTGGCGTTGCAAGTGCGCTGCAATACCGTGGCGAGATTAGCTCCACTACTCAATTTGAGGAAAATGTGGAAGATGCGAATTCGTGGATGCAATTTACAGATAGCGTCTTGATGGAGACAACGAGTATCATTCAGCGTTTGGCAGAGTTGGCCGTTCAAGCTGGAACCGATACTGTTCCGGCTGATGCAAGGAATAATATTAAGCAAGAAGTAGATCAGCTTTATCAACAGCTAGTTTCATTAGGTAACTCACAATTTAAGGGGAAATACATTTTTAACGGGGAAAGAGTAAATGAAGCTCCTTATCCAAGCGATCCAGCAAATACAGCCTATAGTTTGGACGAAGGTGTGGTTCAGTATCAAATCGGAGCAGGTATCTATGTACCGGTAAATATGCTGGGTGATAAAGTGTTCGGGGCTTTTGGGGATAATAATGGATTATTTAAAGTACTGGATGATTTTAAAAATGCCCTAAATGATACTAGTCCATCGGGAACTACAGCAATTCAAAATGCTATTCCAGCCTTGCAGGAGAATTTAGAAAGAGTGATTACTGCGCAGGCAGAGATTGGCGGCAAGCAAAATCGGCTGGAGTTCTCAATGAGCCGGTTGAATGATTTGAATCTGAATTATATATCCCTGCAATCCTTAACCGAAGATGCGGATATGCCAGCAGTTATAACTGAGCTCAAGACGGCAGAAAGTATCTATCAAGCTTCGCTTGATACCATGGCACGCATTATTCGCCCAAGTTTGTTGGATTTCCTGCGATAG
- a CDS encoding TIGR03826 family flagellar region protein, producing the protein MNLGNCPRCGKLFANNFRDICPSCIKDIEKEYEKCLEYLRQEKLATIQEVHEATGVSVKQITKFIKEGRITVANNPNMMYPCEVCGVLIRENNMCDSCRTRLTRDLTAAVREEGGARQAHDDRNHSGAYSAVDKFRNQ; encoded by the coding sequence ATGAATTTGGGAAATTGTCCGCGCTGCGGCAAACTGTTCGCCAATAATTTTAGGGACATCTGTCCATCCTGCATTAAAGATATCGAGAAAGAGTATGAGAAATGTCTTGAATATTTGCGTCAAGAGAAACTGGCTACGATCCAGGAGGTTCATGAGGCGACAGGCGTCTCCGTCAAACAGATTACAAAGTTCATTAAAGAGGGACGGATCACTGTAGCCAATAACCCGAATATGATGTACCCTTGTGAGGTCTGCGGTGTGCTTATTCGTGAGAATAATATGTGTGATTCCTGCCGTACCCGTCTTACGCGTGATTTGACTGCCGCTGTCAGGGAAGAGGGCGGAGCTAGACAAGCTCATGATGATCGTAACCACAGCGGGGCTTATAGCGCAGTCGACAAATTCCGTAATCAATAA
- the fliW gene encoding flagellar assembly protein FliW: MIVQTARFGKIEVYPDATWDFSVPILGFEEYKNFVGIAQEDSPFEFIQSLDEENLTFVLTDPFMFYPEYEFTLEQRWRDILQIEKEDEVIVRSVVTVRSPSDITLNLKAPIIMNPKSRKAAQIILEQSEYETRHPLNKVEDQEGRHADTVEK, encoded by the coding sequence GTGATTGTACAAACAGCAAGGTTTGGAAAAATTGAAGTTTATCCTGATGCTACATGGGATTTTTCTGTTCCGATTTTAGGGTTTGAAGAGTATAAAAACTTTGTGGGAATTGCACAAGAGGATAGCCCATTTGAATTTATTCAGTCCTTGGATGAGGAAAATTTAACTTTTGTATTAACCGATCCATTCATGTTCTATCCGGAATATGAATTTACGCTTGAACAGCGTTGGCGCGATATTTTGCAAATTGAAAAGGAAGATGAGGTTATCGTTCGATCTGTAGTCACTGTTAGGTCTCCTTCCGATATTACATTAAACTTGAAGGCCCCGATCATTATGAATCCTAAATCGAGAAAAGCTGCTCAAATTATACTTGAGCAGTCTGAGTATGAAACCCGACATCCGCTGAACAAAGTTGAAGATCAGGAGGGACGCCATGCTGATACTGTCGAGAAATAA